The segment TGACCATCTTTTGACTTTACCTTTTCTGGAATTAATTCCTCCTCCTCCGTCACATTCTTGTCCCCACACCCAGTCAAACCCTCACCTGGATGGTTCAGATGGGACACTATTAAGTAGATGGTGAAGTCCAGGAAGGAGCAGTTGCACTTCCACGGGTTTTCACTCAGATACAGGGTTTGTAGAGTTAGGAGGTTTTGGAAGGCAGCATTGTCCAAGGTCTGCAAGCCGGTGTTTCTGAGGTCCAGGTATCTCAGAGAGCTGGTGTTGGCAAAGGTATACTTGTTCAGGGAGAACAGGTGAGGGTTGTTGGAGATGTTCAGCTGCACCAGGTTGCTGAGCATGGAGAAACTGTATGGGGAGATCAAGGTTAGGTTGTTGGAGCTGAGATCGAGGTAGATGAGTCTGAAGACCCCGATGAAGGTATAATCCATCACCTCGCGAATCAGGTTATTCCGACAGTCCAAGTAAACAAGGTCACTGAGGAGTCCTAGATTCATCGCTGGCAAAAAGGTGATGCGGTTATCATTCAGGTACAGCCTCCGGGTGTTCAGGGGTACATCAGGGGGGTATTCGGCTAACTGGATCCCTGTGCAGATCACTTCCTGGGCTTGACACTGACAATTATTTGGACACTTTGACCCCGATACCAGTCCCATTCCAAAGGAAAAGAGTAACCACCCGGGCCCAGGGCCTGAAGCAAGGGACATAGTAAGAAGCCGCAACTACCCTCCTTCCACCTTCCTGCGGGCGCTGTCCCTCTGTTCAGAAGGCTGccgaggggcggggtgggggggaggggcgctgGAAAGAACTGTAACACCCTAGCTTTGTGCAAAGCAATTTTCCATTACAGGAGAACTGAACAGAAGTTGAAACGCGAGGCCCAATGCCCCGCCGCCCGGCTTGGTGGCTCTGCCGACTGCTCACTCCCAGACTGCCGCTGGAAGCTTGCCCGCTTGGCTGCTCTGAAAGGTCTCACCCTTTCCCTGCGTTTGCGAGTGAAGGGGAGCCAGGGGAGAGCCACATGACAATGAGGTTGCCAGTTGACACCTTTGTGATGTCAGCAGCCTCAGGAGACTGCCTggctgagggagggagagtcctgcctctctctccttctgggttGGTgtggtgtgggggtgtgtgttTCTCGGTAAGCGGGGTGTCCCTGGGGGAATCAAGGCCTAcagtgtggtggtggggggctgtGCACCGGttccggtgtgtgtgtgtgtgtgtgtgtgtgtgtgtgtgtgtgtataccagcTTCCCGAGGACGTGTAGTGGAGAATTAGATTAGCTTGGATCCCCTAATCCACAGGCTATAGGGGAACCTTGGAAGTCTCTAGCACAACTCCCCTTCTTTACTGATAAGCAAAGTGCCTTGCCTAAGTTCAGTTCTCAGAGTGGGTCTTTTCCTCGGGAAGTGAATTCGAGTGGGTGCCAGTTTTTGGTGGCGTTgggagaggatgggagaggggATCTCCTTTGAAAGTAGGAAAGGGAATTCCTCTAATAAGGTAGTGCTCTTCAGATTGTGTTCCTAGTGTGCGTACAGCCCTGTCTGAATTTGGAATATATATGTGtgctagtattttaaaaaaaacctttagagCAGGTGTAAGGTACTCCCCTTAACACAAAACCTGAATGTATTAACTATCTGAATGCAATGATATGAACTATTTCTTACCATTACTATTCTCCTTGACTTTTAAAATAGTGGGTGCCTCTCTAGAGCTTCTAGTGGGAGTTTATATTCATTAACTGTTTGAGGGATGATGAGAGGCGGGAGTTttttggagggaaggagagagagcctGGAAGCTTGGGAGTTAGGATGTATCATCTACTCCATGGAGGAAGGGACCCTgggcagaaatgaagaaaaacactTCAGGAATTAAGATTTACACTTGGGGGAAAATAGGATTTCATATATAACCTAGCTGTGAATGTTAATAAAAGAACGCAACCTATATTtagctcagcacagtgcctggcacctggtatgtaataaatatttattgaatgaatgatgcGTGAATGTCTCTGGTGGTTTGTTCCCTTTCTTGCTTCTCTGCCAAGAGAGAAATTAATAAACTCAAGTGGATTTGTGGCTGGTTAGCTAATGCTTGATTATGTTTACTTACTCAGCATTCCTAGGGTGACTGGCCGTGAATTAAGATGATGACTTAGGGGTGTTTACCAAATTGAAAGTGACCTTAGTTAAGTAGAAATttcaaacacttaaaataatgaCCCAAAGGATAGTTGTACTAATTGAAACAGGACTTTATTGATAGGGGAGCCACCCTttccttataattaaaaaaaaaaaagaaaaaaaggtcctTGCTAGATCTTACAGGATTGCCTGGAGAAGGGTTTGGCCCATGAAGGCTATGGGGAAGAATTAATTTCCAGAGTGATGCGGgacccctcctctccacctcccccatccccccatctgGTCCCCAGCAAGTAGAAGTGGAGGGTGTGgcctggaggggagagggcaggggatgTGGTGGGGATGCTGCATTCCCAGTGGGCTGGGCTTGCTCTCTGTTTCCTTCTGGTGAGATCTGATCGCTCACTGGTTTGCCAAAGCTTATGGGGTGATTTTTTCCTGACTTTCCACCTTTTCTTTTatagctctctctccctctttctgacTCTTCCAGGGGAGCCCATGTTTCCCTGTTTACCCATTTAGTTTCTAGCTTCCTGGCGGGGAGGAATTTTCCCAAGACAGCAGCCTCTGGCTCAAGCTTAGCTGCTTGGCCTTAGGATGGCAAGTGCTCTCACTTAGATAAGCCTCAGACACATGAAAAACACCAAAGTTATTGGTGATACCAGTCAGCTCTGTCTCTTTCTTGGAGCATTGGCATTTTTAGCAAACCATTTAGCAAATGGTTAACGTCGAGGAACAGTCCTTTGGCCTGAGGTAGCTGCGTGTTTTGTGGTCCTGAGGCCTGTAGACCCCACAGGCTGGCTTCAGCTTTGCCAGGGTAGACCAGATCTCTAAAATGCATTCCTCATTTTGAGACCTGAGTATGTTATTTGCTGAATAGAAAATGACTGGACTAgacaaaggagaagagagaatgtaGCCTTTCCTGACTACTTGATCTCagagcctttatttttattttttttaaa is part of the Canis lupus dingo isolate Sandy chromosome 38, ASM325472v2, whole genome shotgun sequence genome and harbors:
- the LRRC52 gene encoding leucine-rich repeat-containing protein 52 isoform X2; amino-acid sequence: MNLGLLSDLVYLDCRNNLIREVMDYTFIGVFRLIYLDLSSNNLTLISPYSFSMLSNLVQLNISNNPHLFSLNKYTFANTSSLRYLDLRNTGLQTLDNAAFQNLLTLQTLYLSENPWKCNCSFLDFTIYLIVSHLNHPDEQNATCVEPAELAGWPITQVGNPLRYMCITHLDRQDYIFLLLIGFCIFSAGTVAAWLTGMCAVLYQNARRKASEDEAEDEHGQRGDDSGRIFQNRADSGQDGFPQLI
- the LRRC52 gene encoding leucine-rich repeat-containing protein 52 isoform X1, with protein sequence MSLASGPGPGWLLFSFGMGLVSGSKCPNNCQCQAQEVICTGIQLAEYPPDVPLNTRRLYLNDNRITFLPAMNLGLLSDLVYLDCRNNLIREVMDYTFIGVFRLIYLDLSSNNLTLISPYSFSMLSNLVQLNISNNPHLFSLNKYTFANTSSLRYLDLRNTGLQTLDNAAFQNLLTLQTLYLSENPWKCNCSFLDFTIYLIVSHLNHPDEQNATCVEPAELAGWPITQVGNPLRYMCITHLDRQDYIFLLLIGFCIFSAGTVAAWLTGMCAVLYQNARRKASEDEAEDEHGQRGDDSGRIFQNRADSGQDGFPQLI